One Setaria italica strain Yugu1 chromosome II, Setaria_italica_v2.0, whole genome shotgun sequence DNA segment encodes these proteins:
- the LOC101779533 gene encoding F-box/kelch-repeat protein At3g23880, which translates to MASPGPSSPLASRSMRQRTPAASNPGALPPDVLFDVLLRLPAKELCRLRAVCRSWRSLTVDPLFTGAHAARHPGPSLLAKFRDDEASIHVVDLSGTVVKRIAGPDGHELLCTRLDLACVATKGNSCRVLNPATGAAYALPESPALEHANCENLRDPYTFFASGRVASTGECKVLRVFNRTEFDAFDQQQLFEVFTINGGASNARWRARESHYPFVEANNAAVAGGVVYFLTDCAYDLMLFFGVNTGIHPDCIASFDLVTEEWRRDIQGPISSSLSMDNADATEEYRSIWHKITLTELKGSLVLAYHRRNLSLDLWFLSDFENGLWLKEYSIQTESAIPADEYFVKPLLVSDGGRLVILLASTGILLIYDPRTNTFAEVEMRRLDAVGIYTGNLLSLQCGDMV; encoded by the coding sequence ATGGCGTCGCCGGGGCCGTCCTCCCCTCTGGCCAGCCGATCCATGCGCCAAAgaacccccgccgcctccaaccCCGGCGCGCTGCCCCCGGACGTGCTGTTCGACGTCCTGCTGCGGCTCCCGGCGAAGGAGCtctgccgcctccgcgccgtctGCCGCTCCTGGCGCTCCCTCACCGTCGACCCGCTCTTCACCGGCGCGCACGCGGCGCGGCATCCGGGCCCTTCGCTCCTGGCCAAGTTCCGGGACGACGAGGCGAGCATCCACGTTGTGGATCTGTCCGGCACCGTGGTCAAGCGGATCGCCGGCCCAGACGGGCACGAGCTGCTCTGCACGCGCCTCGACCTGGCCTGCGTGGCTACGAAGGGTAACAGCTGCCGCGTGCTCAATCCGGCGACGGGAGCTGCTTATGCTTTGCCCGAGAGCCCCGCGCTGGAGCATGCGAACTGTGAGAACCTGCGCGACCCGTACACCTTCTTCGCGTCCGGGCGGGTCGCGTCGACGGGAGAGTGCAAAGTGCTCCGTGTGTTCAACCGCACCGAGTTCGATGCATTTGATCAGCAGCAGCTCTTTGAGGTGTTTACCATCAACGGCGGTGCCAGCAATGCACGGTGGAGGGCAAGGGAGAGCCATTATCCCTTTGTCGAAGCGAACAATGCCGCTGTTGCTGGTGGGGTGGTGTACTTCTTGACAGACTGTGCCTATGATCTTATGCTGTTTTTCGGTGTGAACACTGGCATTCACCCGGACTGTATTGCTTCGTTTGACCTTGTGACAGAGGAATGGAGGAGAGATATCCAAGGGCCAATAAGCAGCAGCCTTTCAATGGACAATGCTGATGCTACAGAGGAGTACCGCTCTATTTGGCATAAAATTACTTTAACTGAGCTGAAAGGCTCTCTTGTTCTAGCTTACCACCGTCGCAACCTGTCCTTGGATCTCTGGTTTCTGTCAGACTTTGAGAATGGTCTCTGGTTGAAAGAGTACAGCATCCAAACTGAATCTGCTATCCCTGCTGATGAGTACTTTGTAAAACCATTGTTGGTGTCGGATGGTGGGAGGTTGGTCATCCTTCTAGCATCGACAGGGATTCTGCttatttatgatccaagaacCAACACATTTGCAGAGGTTGAGATGAGGCGTCTTGATGCAGTTGGTATATACACAGGAAATCTGTTGAGTTTACAATGTGGTGACATGGTGTAG
- the LOC101779128 gene encoding pentatricopeptide repeat-containing protein At3g21470 produces the protein MEQELLRILRSLKSPRHLLQTHAQLLARGLAASPRLLPALVSAALSAAPSSSSPRQRLAGRGGGGGRGCSPEDALAAYTAMRSAGVAPNGFTFTFLLRACKSLRRMPPCRCVHGQIVRCGFGPDVVVQNALLNLYYKCGDPGEVGAVRKVFDGMPERDVVSWNSIVGVHMASGDAAGAMDLFEAMPERNVVSWNTVVAGFTRVGDMVSARSVFDRMPIRDAISWNLMISGYATRGDVEAARSLFDEMDRKDVVSWTAMVSAYAKTGDIDSAKVLFDRMPVKNLVSWNAMITAYNHNSRYDEALRTFQQMMIEGGFMPDEATLVSVVSACAQLGSTEYCNWVSSYISKYNTHITVALGNALIDMFAKCGDVGRARQGVELDDTVFIAALAACAHGGLLQEGWSIFKQMVEHYGIVPRMEHYGCIVDLLGRAELTDYVSTKIVEIEPFNSSYQVLSGILLFLLPQPSAPPLALLSAQSLRAQPARPRRRCYPRARPSRSAHSQLPATAEPSAANAKRDTVEVEAAKRAADERTARKEARAAALACAVKAEEEAAAATQERDTAVARLRITEECKGAPPDFEEEDAVDDASTVSDQAPNNTHQAMLLHEATAVLNLHAQAVVVQNIRSLIPVILDITSDNYTWWREQFLTVGKYSLQDNVLHDVPALASPDWGPMDCVVRS, from the exons ATGGAGCAAGAGCTGCTGCGGATCCTGCGGAGCCTCAAGTCCCCGCGCCACCTGCTGCAGACCCACGCCCAGCTCCTCGCCCGCGGCCTCGCCGCGAGCCCGCGCCTCCTCCCGGCCCTCGTCTccgccgcgctctccgccgcTCCCTCTTCATCGTCCCCGcgccaa CGCCtcgccgggcgcggcggcgggggcggccgtgGTTGCTCCCCGGAGGACGCGCTCGCGGCCTACACCGCCATGCGCTCCGCGGGGGTGGCCCCCAACGGGTTCACCTtcaccttcctcctccgcgCGTGCAAGTCCCTGAGGCGGATGCCTCCGTGCCGGTGCGTGCACGGCCAGATCGTGCGATGCGGGTTCGGGCCCGACGTGGTCGTCCAGAACGCGCTACTCAACCTGTACTACAAGTGTGGCGATCCGGGGGAGGTTGGGGCTGTTCGGAAAGTGTTCGATGGAATGCCTGAGAGAGACGTGGTTTCGTGGAACTCCATAGTTGGGGTGCACATGGCGAGCGGAGATGCTGCAGGGGCTATGGATCTGTTTGAGGCGATGCCAGAGAGGAATGTGGTATCATGGAACACGGTTGTTGCCGGGTTCACGAGAGTTGGGGACATGGTGTCAGCACGTTCTGTGTTTGACAGGATGCCAATCAGGGACGCCATTTCTTGGAACCTGATGATCTCGGGGTATGCAACAAGAGGTGATGTCGAGGCTGCACGGTCGCTTTTTGATGAGATGGATCGGAAGGATGTGGTTTCCTGGACAGCAATGGTGTCTGCTTATGCAAAGACCGGGGATATAGATTCAGCCAAAGTGTTGTTTGATCGTATGCCAGTTAAGAACTTGGTTTCCTGGAATGCGATGATAACAGCGTACAATCATAACTCAAGGTATGATGAGGCACTGCGCACATTTCAGCAGATGATGATTGAGGGAGGATTCATGCCTGATGAAGCTACATTAGTAAGTGTTGTCTCGGCCTGCGCTCAGCTGGGCAGTACTGAATATTGCAACTGGGTCAGTTCTTACATTAGTAAATACAACACTCATATAACTGTTGCACTAGGAAATGCTCTCATAGACATGTTTGCAAAATGTGGAGATGTAGGAAGAGCTCG ACAAGGAGTCGAACTGGATGACACAGTATTTATTGCTGCACTTGCTGCTTGTGCTCATGGAGGTTTATTGCAAGAAGGTTGGAGCATCTTTAAGCAAATGGTTGAGCACTATGGGATTGTGCCAAGAATGGAGCACTATGGATGCATAGTGGATCTACTTGGTCGGGCTG AGTTGACAGATTATGTCAGTACAAAGATAGTTGAAATAGAACCATTTAATTCCAGTTATCAAGTGCTG TCCGGGATTCTCCTGTTCTTGCTTCCGCAACCtagcgcgccgccgctggcgctgcTCTCTGCGCAATCTCTTCGTGCCCAACCagcgcgcccccgccgccgctgctatCCCCGCGCACGTCCTTCACGCAGCGCCCATAGCCAGCTCCCTGCCACTGCCGAGCCCTCCGCTGCCAACGCCAAGCGCGACACTGTGGAGGTCGAGGCCGCCAAAcgcgccgccgacgagcgcACGGCTCGCAAGGAGGCGCGTGCTGCCGCCCTCGCCTGTGCCGTCAAGGCTGAGGAagaggccgccgccgctacgCAGGAGCGTGACACTGCTGTTGCTCGCCTCCGCATCACTGAGGAGTGCAAGGGCGCCCCGCCCGACtttgaggaggaggacgccgtcgATGACGCCTCTACCGTCTCCGATCAGGCGCCCAACAACACCCACCAGGCCATGCTGCTGCACGAAGCTACTGCTGTCTTGAATTTGCATGCCCAAGCTGTTGTTGTGCAGAATATCCGGAGTCTCATCCCCGTCATTCTCGACATCACCTCCGACAACTACACATGGTGGCGCGAGCAGTTCCTCACCGTCGGCAAGTACTCCCTGCAGGATAATGTCCTTCACGACGTGCCTGCTCTGGCCTCTCCAGATTGGGGGCCTATGGATTGCGTCGTCCGATCTTAG
- the LOC105913736 gene encoding uncharacterized protein LOC105913736 yields MDCVVKSWISDTISADLAETVMECGTSARTIWLTLENQFLRNRETHAFHLDAQFRNFVQGDLSISDYCKHFKNMADALADLGEPLTNHTLVLNVLRGLSNRFSDVGDGIRVGRHLRIGHPFPKFLDVRAMLLLEELTMVHRASTPSTALLASTGKSTLGEASSSSSSQTPA; encoded by the exons ATGGACTGCGTTGTCAAGTCCTGGATCTCCGACACCATCTCTGCCGATCTTGCTGAGACGGTGATGGAGTGTGGCACCTCTGCCCGCACCATCTGGCTCACCCTCGAGAATCAATTCCTCAGGAATCGCGAGACGCACGCCTTCCACCTCGACGCCCAATTCAGGAACTTCGTTCAAGGTGACCTTTCCATCTCCGACTACTGCAAGCACTTCAAGAACATGGCGGATGCTCTCGCCGATCTTGGCGAACCCCTCACCAATCACACCCTGGTGCTCAATGTCCTGCGCGGCCTCAGCAATCGCTTCTCTGACGTCGGtgatgggatacgag tcggCCGCCACCTGCGCATCGGTCATCCCTTCCCCAAGTTCCTGGATGTCCGCGCCATGCTGCTTCTGGAGGAACTGACGATGGTGCACCGGGCGTCGACACCCTCGACCGCCCTCCTCGCCTCCACTGGGAAGTCCACGCTCGGCGAggcgtcatcctcctcctccagtcaaACGCCCGCGTAG
- the LOC101779925 gene encoding uncharacterized protein LOC101779925 — translation MSPPTTRAMRARAAASSDRIPPDVLFDVLLCLPARDLCRLRAVCRSWCDLTAGDPLFVTAHAAHHPGPLFLAKFRDDKASIYVVDLSGSVVKRIPGAGGGPSHRLLCTRLNLACVATDWNRCSVLNPATGAVQVLPEILAEEHINRVNLSNPYTFFALGRVAATGEHKVLRMFNRLGFYNGGQQLFEVFTVSGGDGDARWRGRQGPGLFIDECSGTVIDGVVYFLTNKVYDGARCGIRPDYIVSFDLGKEEWRRDLRGPISSNVEHAKVVLYLRRDLSLADLKGSLVLADQRDQPFTMDIWFLSNFQNGLWVKEYHIRTESIISRLGGEYHLKPLLVLDDGRLVLYLASKGLLFICDPGTNTFAQVDKRCLDSVAVYTGNLLSLGEGDMV, via the coding sequence ATGTCCCCGCCGACCACCCGGGCCATGcgagcccgcgccgccgccagctccgaCAGGATCCCCCCGGACGTGCTCTTCGACGTCCTGCTGTGCCTCCCGGCGAGGGATCtctgccgcctccgcgccgtctgccgctcctggtgcgacctCACCGCCGGCGACCCGCTCTTCGTCACGGCGCACGCGGCGCACCATCCGGGGCCCCTCTTCCTGGCAAAGTTTCGGGACGACAAGGCGAGCATCTACGTCGTCGATCTGTCCGGCAGCGTGGTGAAGCGGATCCCCGGCGCTGGTGGCGGCCCTTCCCACCGGCTCCTCTGCACGCGCCTGAACCTTGCCTGTGTGGCTACTGACTGGAACAGATGCAGTGTACTGAATCCGGCTACTGGAGCTGTTCAGGTCCTGCCTGAGATCCTGGCAGAGGAGCACATCAATCGTGTGAATTTGAGTAATCCTTACACATTCTTTGCGCTTGGGCGCGTCGCCGCCACAGGAGAGCACAAGGTGCTCCGGATGTTCAACCGGCTTGGTTTTTACAACGGTGGCCAGCAGCTCTTTGAGGTGTTTACGGTcagtggtggtgatggtgatgcaaggtGGAGAGGCCGGCAAGGCCCTGGTCTCTTTATTGACGAGTGCAGTGGTACTGTCATTGATGGGGTCGTGTATTTCTTGACCAACAAAGTTTATGATGGTGCCCGTTGTGGGATTCGACCGGACTATATCGTTTCTTTCGACCTGGGAaaggaggagtggaggagagaTCTCCGAGGACCGATAAGTAGCAATGTTGAACATGCCAAGGTGGTACTCTACTTGAGGCGTGATCTTTCTTTGGCTGACCTGAAAGGCTCGCTAGTTCTTGCAGACCAGCGAGACCAACCTTTTACCATGGACATATGGTTTCTATCGAACTTTCAGAATGGGCTTTGGGTGAAAGAGTACCACATCCGGACTGAATCGATAATCTCAAGGTTGGGAGGTGAGTACCATCTAAAACCATTGTTGGTGTTGGATGATGGGAGGTTGGTTCTTTATCTAGCAAGTAAAGGACTGCTGTTCATATGTGACCCAGGAACCAACACTTTTGCACAAGTGGATAAGAGATGCCTTGATTCAGTTGCTGTGTATACAGGAAATCTCTTGAGTTTAGGGGAGGGTGACATGGTGTAG